From Sphingobacterium bambusae:
AGCACGACATCCTGCTTAATGCGCAGGTAATTACCTTCAATGGCCAATTCCATTTGATCCGTACCATCTTCTGCGATAAAAGAGACGATATCAGGAATCTTTTGATAGGCCTTACTTTCCGCAGCTACCCGCTCATTATCGACCACAATCTCCGCATGGAAGATCTTCTGCTCAATACGCTCATCAAAATTATCCGACACCGCGCCAACAAACATTCCTTGGGTCAGGGTTGCAATCTTGGAAGCCGGAATAAGGCTGTCAAGTTGTGTAGATATAGAAGTAGACTTGTCACTGCGATTGATGGTCAAGCTCTGCCGTTTTTGAAGCACTTTGCCAAAGCGCTCGGAGAGACTTTTTGCGGTCTCTCCGACCACCTGACCACTAAAGACATTTCCTACCGTATTCTGAATCACTTTGCTCTCCTTGTCCCCGTAGTCTCTCGCTAATTGGGAAAAATCCTGAAATCCCAAACAGACCGCGACTTTATTACTTCGCGCTGTGGCAATTAAGTTATCCAATCCCCGGAAATAAATAGTCGGCAGCTCATCAATAATCACCGAGCTTTTAAGCTGCCCCTTCTTATTGATCAGTTTAACGATCCGCGAGTTGTAAAGTCCCAATGCCGCCGAATAAATATTCTGTCTGTCGGGATTATTGCCCACGCATAGGATTTTGGGCTCTTCGGGGCTGTTGATATCTAGCGAGAAGTCATAACCTGTCATTACCCAGTAAAGCTGCGGAGAAATCATGCGGGAAAGTGGAATTTTGGCCGAAGCGATCTGCCCTTGCAGTTGATCCTGCGCTCCACCCTGCCAAGCATCCATAAAGGGAGAAAGGTAATTTTCCAGCTGCCCGTAAGAAGTTAGTATGGTGAAGACATCCTCGTACTTTTTGTTCAATAGCTCAATGGCATGGGGAAAGGTGCAATATTTCCCACCATCATAAATCTTTAGAAACCATATAATGGCAGCCAGTAAAATAATCGGACTCTCTACAAAGAAATCTCCCTGCTTTTGTATCCATGATCGGTTCAGGTTCAGCATGATCGTATAAGCTGCCTCATAGGCATCGGAGATATCGGTCATAAAAGCCGGGTTGAGCGGATTACAGCGGTGACTTCGGCGCGGGTCATCGAAATTAATCACGTAGAACTTGGGCTTTACGGTATAACCAGCGCTATGCTTGAGTAAGTGGTTATAAGCAATGGTCGAGAGGTCATCGAACTTAAAGTCATAGATGTACATCGAAAAGCCCTTTTCAATTTGCTGCTTGATGTAATTATTAACGATGGCATAGGATTTACCAGAGCCTGGCGTTCCAAGCACCAGCGTCGCTCGAAACGGGTTGACAATATTGATCCAGCCGGCATTCCATTTGCCCTT
This genomic window contains:
- the mobC gene encoding conjugal transfer protein MobC, with the protein product MQGEDDIRGLAKIMAFMRAVSILLLLMHFYWYAHSLFLGQGWTLDLLNRILMGFNRTAGLFADPLYSKIGALLLLALSCLGSKGVKHEKVTWAKISWLGLSGGLLYFFSVLMLRSQTTVLAIMYILISALGYILLMVAGTWISRLLQTNLMEDVFNNENESFLQETRFMENEYSVNLPTKFYYKGKWNAGWINIVNPFRATLVLGTPGSGKSYAIVNNYIKQQIEKGFSMYIYDFKFDDLSTIAYNHLLKHSAGYTVKPKFYVINFDDPRRSHRCNPLNPAFMTDISDAYEAAYTIMLNLNRSWIQKQGDFFVESPIILLAAIIWFLKIYDGGKYCTFPHAIELLNKKYEDVFTILTSYGQLENYLSPFMDAWQGGAQDQLQGQIASAKIPLSRMISPQLYWVMTGYDFSLDINSPEEPKILCVGNNPDRQNIYSAALGLYNSRIVKLINKKGQLKSSVIIDELPTIYFRGLDNLIATARSNKVAVCLGFQDFSQLARDYGDKESKVIQNTVGNVFSGQVVGETAKSLSERFGKVLQKRQSLTINRSDKSTSISTQLDSLIPASKIATLTQGMFVGAVSDNFDERIEQKIFHAEIVVDNERVAAESKAYQKIPDIVSFIAEDGTDQMELAIEGNYLRIKQDVVLIIQRELSRIAEDPDLKHLIKS